From the genome of Campylobacter sp. MIT 99-7217, one region includes:
- the surE gene encoding 5'/3'-nucleotidase SurE → MKEILITNDDGFESEGLRKLVKMLRKEFKAKVTVVAPASEKSACSHSITLTKPLKFVKVGKRFYKLDDGTPSDCIYLALHALYKTRLPDLVISGINKGANVGEDITYSGTCAGAMEAVLQGIPALALSQFYTAKEKEFDFKNALKITKKIVKKIFNEGFVLGKKEFLNVNFPSAKSEFKGIKVCKAGKRVYNYKASSNVNPRGVEYFWLAAADLDHIDEKDSDISLLKKGYATITPIMLDLTAYERIKSVKKWLGLDDE, encoded by the coding sequence ATGAAAGAAATTTTGATCACAAATGATGACGGCTTTGAAAGCGAGGGGCTTAGAAAGCTTGTTAAAATGCTTAGAAAAGAGTTTAAGGCAAAGGTTACGGTTGTCGCTCCAGCTAGTGAAAAATCAGCTTGCTCGCACTCTATCACACTTACTAAACCGCTTAAATTTGTAAAGGTTGGAAAAAGATTTTACAAGCTTGATGATGGCACGCCAAGTGATTGTATTTACCTTGCTTTGCATGCTCTTTATAAAACGCGTTTGCCTGATCTTGTGATAAGCGGTATCAACAAAGGGGCAAATGTAGGCGAGGATATCACCTATTCAGGCACTTGTGCTGGGGCTATGGAAGCTGTTTTGCAAGGAATTCCAGCCCTTGCCTTGTCGCAGTTTTATACAGCAAAAGAAAAGGAATTTGACTTTAAAAACGCCTTAAAAATCACCAAAAAAATCGTAAAAAAGATCTTTAATGAAGGCTTTGTGCTGGGTAAAAAAGAGTTTTTAAATGTCAATTTTCCCTCCGCAAAGAGCGAATTTAAGGGTATAAAAGTTTGCAAGGCAGGAAAAAGAGTGTATAACTATAAAGCAAGCTCAAATGTCAATCCTAGGGGCGTTGAGTATTTTTGGCTTGCTGCTGCTGATCTTGATCATATCGATGAAAAAGATAGTGATATAAGCTTGCTTAAAAAAGGCTATGCGACCATAACGCCCATAATGCTTGATCTTACGGCTTATGAAAGGATAAAAAGCGTTAAAAAATGGCTAGGACTTGATGATGAATGA
- a CDS encoding ThiF family adenylyltransferase — translation MMNDRYTRVKWLIGEDKFQKLGQMKVLVCGLGGVGGICVDTLFRTGFKDFTLIDADKFELTNQNRQLHSEFIDEAKAEVFERIYGANAKVKGIVSKIDTQFLQGFDLSKFDLVIDAIDDIPAKVALAHAINFKQQIFISATGGARKLDPTRIKTASIFKTHGDALAKKFRYELRKSGFRGDFDVVFSDEEAHCKDLGSFMGVTASFGLALASLALKKVLEK, via the coding sequence ATGATGAATGACAGATACACCCGTGTAAAATGGCTCATCGGCGAGGATAAATTTCAAAAGCTTGGTCAAATGAAAGTCCTAGTTTGTGGGCTTGGTGGCGTTGGTGGGATCTGTGTGGATACGCTTTTTCGCACGGGTTTTAAGGATTTTACCCTCATTGACGCTGATAAATTCGAGCTTACGAACCAAAACCGCCAGCTTCATAGTGAATTTATAGATGAGGCAAAGGCTGAGGTTTTTGAGCGAATTTATGGAGCAAATGCCAAGGTAAAGGGCATTGTGAGTAAGATCGATACGCAGTTTTTGCAAGGTTTTGATCTAAGCAAATTTGATCTTGTTATCGATGCGATCGATGATATCCCTGCAAAAGTAGCCCTAGCACACGCGATAAATTTTAAACAACAAATTTTCATCAGTGCCACAGGTGGAGCTAGAAAGCTTGATCCAACGCGTATCAAAACAGCTTCGATCTTCAAAACGCACGGCGATGCCTTGGCTAAAAAATTCCGCTATGAGCTTAGGAAAAGTGGCTTTAGGGGCGATTTTGATGTGGTTTTTTCAGACGAGGAAGCACATTGTAAGGATCTTGGCTCTTTTATGGGCGTTACGGCTTCTTTTGGACTAGCTTTGGCGAGTTTAGCCTTAAAAAAAGTGCTTGAAAAATGA
- a CDS encoding class D beta-lactamase: MNLAFKKIFIFLLFLSVLKADENLKDLFKDMNLSGVLISFDGLSYKSNDFKRANQAFSPASTFKIANALIALDNGVIKDANEVFYIYKGEKVFLQSWAQDANLSTAMKNSAVPAFKELARKIGLKKMKEGLKKLAYGNEKISLIDEFWLDDSLKISAKEQVDMLFALMRLDLPFSKKAQEEVIKTLELKSGIYAKTGFNDKIGLAWIIGFVKQKKLAFAMNLDIKDFEDLPKRELLLENALQYKYF; the protein is encoded by the coding sequence ATGAATTTAGCTTTCAAAAAAATTTTTATTTTTTTATTATTTTTAAGCGTTTTAAAAGCTGATGAGAATTTAAAAGATCTTTTTAAGGATATGAATTTAAGCGGCGTTTTAATAAGTTTTGATGGACTAAGCTATAAAAGTAATGATTTTAAAAGGGCAAATCAAGCCTTTAGTCCTGCTTCGACCTTTAAAATCGCAAACGCACTCATCGCCCTTGATAATGGCGTTATAAAAGACGCTAACGAGGTTTTTTATATTTATAAGGGCGAAAAGGTTTTTTTACAAAGTTGGGCGCAAGATGCAAATTTAAGCACCGCTATGAAAAACTCGGCTGTGCCAGCTTTTAAAGAGCTTGCTAGAAAAATCGGACTTAAAAAGATGAAAGAAGGGCTTAAAAAGCTTGCTTATGGCAATGAAAAAATAAGCTTGATTGATGAGTTTTGGCTTGATGATAGTTTGAAAATTTCGGCAAAAGAGCAGGTGGATATGCTTTTTGCTTTGATGAGACTTGATTTGCCTTTTTCTAAGAAAGCTCAAGAAGAGGTGATAAAAACTCTTGAGTTAAAGAGCGGAATTTACGCAAAAACGGGTTTTAATGACAAAATAGGCCTCGCTTGGATAATAGGCTTCGTAAAGCAAAAAAAGCTTGCCTTTGCGATGAATTTAGACATCAAAGACTTCGAAGACTTGCCAAAGAGAGAACTTTTGCTTGAAAACGCATTACAATATAAATACTTTTAA
- a CDS encoding radical SAM/SPASM domain-containing protein, whose amino-acid sequence MKFQKIYIELSDICGLECSFCPSVKALRGVMSLDDFENLARKIHNKARLFTFHLLGDPLILENLEQYLNIARAYKMKLELTTSGFYLSKKNQALLLEFDNIRQINLSLMSFLSQKKLKFEAYFSPILELCDKHISLKKQSFINLRLWNLKPNFQSPLQNEPIYKLLEEHFKLKIDKEARQNRLARKIFLHQARLFKWASLNSKKIKTTGSCHALSKQLGVLSNGILVPCCLDSAGQINLGNIFENSLEELSLKPRFVKMKEGFKRGILLEELCQKCEFYKARNLSL is encoded by the coding sequence ATGAAATTTCAAAAAATTTATATAGAACTTAGTGATATTTGCGGACTTGAATGCTCTTTTTGCCCTAGTGTTAAGGCACTTAGGGGTGTTATGAGCCTTGATGATTTTGAAAATTTAGCAAGGAAAATCCACAACAAAGCGAGGCTTTTTACCTTTCATCTACTTGGCGATCCTTTGATCTTGGAAAATTTAGAGCAGTATTTAAACATAGCAAGAGCTTATAAGATGAAGCTAGAACTTACCACAAGTGGCTTTTATTTGAGCAAAAAAAATCAAGCCTTACTTTTAGAATTTGATAATATCAGGCAAATTAATCTTTCCTTAATGTCCTTTTTAAGTCAAAAAAAGCTTAAATTTGAAGCTTATTTTAGCCCTATTTTAGAACTTTGCGATAAACATATAAGCTTAAAAAAGCAAAGCTTTATTAATCTTAGACTATGGAATTTAAAGCCCAATTTTCAAAGTCCCTTGCAAAATGAGCCAATTTATAAGCTTTTAGAAGAGCATTTTAAGCTAAAAATAGACAAGGAGGCTAGGCAAAACCGCCTTGCTAGAAAGATTTTTTTACACCAAGCAAGGCTTTTTAAATGGGCTAGTTTAAACTCTAAAAAGATCAAAACAACAGGCTCTTGTCATGCTCTTTCAAAACAGCTTGGAGTGCTTAGCAATGGGATCTTAGTGCCTTGCTGTTTGGATAGTGCTGGACAAATAAATCTTGGAAATATCTTTGAAAACAGCCTAGAAGAGCTAAGCTTAAAGCCAAGATTTGTAAAAATGAAAGAGGGCTTTAAAAGGGGTATTTTGCTTGAAGAACTTTGTCAAAAATGTGAGTTTTATAAGGCTAGGAATTTATCTTTGTAG
- the mutY gene encoding A/G-specific adenine glycosylase has translation MNLELLQEKILSWYEKNGRKELPWRYLARKKGKKFLDPKLKAFDKLDRAYLVYISEIMLQQTQVKRVLEHFYFPFLEEFPNLKSLAKADEQRLLKAWQGLGYYHRARNLKKCAKTCVLNFKAKLPKELKELERLSGIGSYTARAIACFAYEEALGFVDGNISRVLSRFFALENPSLKELQARADELLNPKNAFDHNQALLDIGALICTPKKAQCKLCPLNEACKGKNEPLSYPQSKKKNYENLDLALFILNFEDKIAVLKSKEALYKNLYNFPFDRLENCELEDMSLLAQFKHSYTKFKLNVKIFYQILKERDQRYEFKRVQDLQKLALSNLSLKALELFKKDEISKNLYRT, from the coding sequence ATGAACTTAGAGCTTTTGCAAGAAAAAATTTTATCTTGGTATGAAAAAAACGGACGCAAAGAACTTCCTTGGCGTTATTTAGCAAGAAAAAAAGGGAAAAAATTTTTAGATCCTAAGTTAAAAGCCTTTGATAAGCTTGATAGAGCCTATCTTGTTTATATTAGCGAGATTATGCTTCAGCAAACTCAGGTTAAAAGGGTCTTAGAGCATTTTTATTTCCCCTTTTTAGAAGAATTTCCAAACCTAAAAAGCCTAGCAAAAGCTGATGAACAAAGGCTTTTAAAGGCTTGGCAAGGGCTTGGTTATTATCACAGAGCAAGGAATTTAAAAAAATGTGCAAAAACTTGTGTGTTAAATTTCAAAGCCAAGCTTCCTAAGGAGCTTAAAGAGCTTGAAAGGCTAAGTGGGATAGGCTCTTACACAGCAAGGGCTATTGCTTGTTTTGCTTATGAAGAGGCTTTAGGCTTTGTTGATGGTAATATTAGCCGTGTTTTAAGTCGCTTTTTTGCCCTTGAAAATCCAAGCTTAAAAGAGCTTCAAGCAAGAGCTGATGAGCTTTTAAATCCCAAAAATGCCTTTGATCATAACCAAGCCTTACTTGATATAGGAGCTTTGATTTGCACGCCTAAAAAAGCTCAGTGTAAGCTTTGTCCCCTAAATGAAGCTTGCAAGGGTAAAAATGAGCCCTTAAGCTATCCACAAAGCAAGAAAAAAAATTATGAAAATTTAGATCTTGCCTTGTTTATCTTAAATTTTGAGGATAAAATTGCTGTATTAAAAAGTAAGGAAGCCTTGTATAAAAATTTGTATAATTTCCCCTTTGATAGGCTTGAAAACTGCGAGCTTGAAGATATGAGCCTTTTAGCCCAGTTTAAGCATAGCTATACTAAATTTAAGCTTAATGTGAAGATTTTTTATCAAATTTTGAAAGAAAGGGATCAAAGATATGAGTTTAAAAGGGTGCAAGATTTACAAAAGCTAGCCCTTTCAAATTTAAGTTTAAAGGCTTTGGAGCTATTTAAAAAAGATGAAATTTCAAAAAATTTATATAGAACTTAG
- a CDS encoding SIMPL domain-containing protein (The SIMPL domain is named for its presence in mouse protein SIMPL (signalling molecule that associates with mouse pelle-like kinase). Bacterial member BP26, from Brucella, was shown to assemble into a channel-like structure, while YggE from E. coli has been associated with resistance to oxidative stress.), whose amino-acid sequence MMAFLKGLGIGILCLIAFLGGLVFTEFVFKKSPRDDRLVVNEVIESSLNITPSNFTSNVEFSASAFLSTKENLSGSEKAEITKAFNAILDRASKDKICRGGSYSVEPTFSYKDGISIPKGQRFSAYLNCTISKEQLQIYNTLLNDMDKIATQSNYITMSIPALKASFSEQDLKQSDEKLKEELIKQAQEKATYFSELTQKACTLQNLELSSNSHNIEPRVLMSSAKASGMSNDSFSNALPLVDEQTRKANASVRYLCKNP is encoded by the coding sequence ATGATGGCTTTTTTAAAGGGTTTAGGGATAGGAATTTTGTGTCTTATAGCCTTTCTTGGTGGGCTTGTTTTTACTGAATTTGTTTTCAAAAAATCCCCACGCGATGATAGGCTAGTAGTTAATGAAGTTATCGAAAGCTCTTTAAATATCACTCCTAGCAACTTCACTTCGAATGTGGAATTTTCAGCAAGTGCATTTTTAAGCACAAAGGAAAATTTAAGCGGAAGCGAAAAAGCAGAAATCACAAAAGCATTCAATGCTATCTTAGATAGGGCTTCTAAGGATAAAATTTGTAGAGGTGGAAGCTATAGTGTAGAACCCACATTTTCTTATAAAGACGGCATTTCTATACCAAAAGGACAACGATTTAGTGCATATCTTAACTGCACGATCTCAAAAGAACAACTTCAAATTTATAACACGCTTTTAAATGATATGGATAAAATCGCAACCCAAAGTAACTACATTACTATGTCTATACCTGCTTTAAAGGCGAGTTTTTCAGAACAAGACCTTAAACAAAGCGATGAAAAGCTCAAAGAAGAGCTGATCAAACAAGCTCAAGAAAAGGCAACTTATTTTTCAGAACTGACGCAAAAAGCTTGCACTTTGCAAAATTTAGAGCTTAGCTCAAATAGCCACAATATAGAGCCAAGAGTTCTTATGAGTTCAGCTAAGGCAAGTGGAATGAGCAATGATTCGTTTTCAAATGCCTTACCACTGGTTGATGAACAAACAAGAAAGGCTAATGCAAGCGTTCGCTATCTTTGTAAAAATCCCTAA